The region CGGGCGTGTGATCGCGGTTGAAGGCGCGGAAGGCACGGATGCAATGCTTGAGCGTTGTGCGTCTCTTCGGGAGAGCGGTCGAGTTCGGGCCAAGGGGAAGGCCGGCGTGCTGGTCAAGGCGGTCAAGCCCAGGCAGGACCTTCGTGTCGATCTTCCTACCATTGGCCCCAAAACGGTGGAACTTGCGTCCAAAGCCGGGCTGGCAGGGATTGCTGTGGAAGCTGGCGGCGCCCTTGTTTCCGACCGTGCAGAGACGATTGCCGAAGCTGATGCCGCCGGTCTCTTTCTGTTTGGTTTTCAGACCGACCCACCTGACGACGGGAGTTGAGGTGACATGTCACTGTCTGGCAACCCGGTCAGGGTCGCGATCTGTGTCGGCGAGGAATCTGGAGATCTTCTTGGCAGCCGGCTCATGGCCGCCTTGCAGGAGCGGCTCGGTCCGGATGGGGTGACTTTTACCGGGTTGGGCGGTGGTCGCATGCAGGCTCTTGGTATGGAGAGCCTTTTCGATATCTCGGACATTTCGGTGATGGGGATTGCCGCCGTTCTAGCTCGGCTGCCCCTGATTGTCAGTCGCGTCTATCAAACCGTCGATGCGATTGTTGAGAGCGATCCCGATGTGCTCGTGATCATCGACAGTCCGGACTTCACTCACAACGTCGCAAAGCGCGTGCGAAAACGCGCGCCTCATATTCCGATCGTGGGCTATGTCTCGCCATCAGTTTGGGCCTGGCGGCCGGGCCGGGCACGCAAGATGAAAGCCTATGTGGACGAGCTTCTCGCGATTTTGCCGTTCGAGCCGGAGATCCACAGGAAGCTAGGTGGACCGCCAACGCACTATGTTGGCCATCCACTGATTGAACGGCTGAGTGAGCTTCGGCCCTCAGAGGTGGAACGGACGCCGGTCGAGGGATCCGACAAGGTCTTGCTTGTCCTCCCGGGCAGCCGTGGAAGCGAGGTGGATCGTCTGTTGGCCGACTTTGGCGGAACGGTTGAAAAGCTGAAGGAGCGTTTCCCGGATCTCGAGGTACTTCTTCCTGCGGTTCCGCATCTGCGCGAACGCATTGTCGAGGGCGTGTCTCAGTGGAAGAGCAAGCCGACCATCGTTGATGGCGAGGCCGACAAATATAGTGCTTTCCGCAGGGCCCATGCGGCTCTGGCAGCTTCGGGAACCGTGTCCCTGGAACTTGCCATCTCCGGCGTTCCAATGGCTATCTGCTACAAGCTTGATTGGTTCTATCGTCGTCTTAGACAAATTCACAAGATCATTCCGATTGCCAGCGTCGGTTCCATGGTTCTGCCAAACATCATACTTGGCCGGAATGTCGTTCCTGAATTCCTGGATGAAGAGGCCAATCCCGACAAATTGTCGGATGTGATCGGAGATCTTCTGGTCGATGGCAGCGAACGCCGCCACCAGGTTGAGGCGTTGAAGGATCTGGATGTGAGGATGCAGCTGCCAGACGGGGGAAAGCAAAGTGATGCGGCGGCCTCGATTGTGCTCAAGGTTTTGAAACGCCAGGCTTGATTGAGCCGGTTGGCTGAGGGACAAGAAGGGGCGCCGCGAAAGGCGCTGCCTGTCTTTTCCGAGGTCTCATGAATATTCCAAGACTTGAAACCGAACGTCTGATCCTTCGTGCCCAGTCTTATGATGACTGGCTAGCCTACCGGGACATGATGCGGTCGGGAAGATCTGCAGGCATGGGCGGACCGCATGAGGCCCCCTTTGCCTGGGGCATGTTCTGTCATGACCTGGTCCAGTGGCAACTCTTCGGGCACGGAGCCTTGATGATGGACGACAAGCAAAACGGGCGCTGTGTTGGTCAGGTCGGTATCAATGGCGGGCCTTTGTTTCCCGAGCCTGAGCTTGGCTGGTTTGTCTATGAGGATGCGGAGGGCAGGGGCTATGCCTTTGAAGGCGCAACAGCCTTTCGGGAATGGGCGCTGGCTGAACTGAACCTGTCGTCACTGGTCAGCTATATTGATGATGACAATCTGCGCTCGCGGGCTCTTGCTGAGCGCCTGGGCGCGCGCCTCGATGATCGTGCGAAAGCTCCGGACCCCAGCGATCTGGTCTATCGGCACAAATGACGTGGCAAGCAGAAAGGGCGCCCAATGGGCGCCCTTGGTATTTGCATCGATGGCAGCGCCTTAGCGCTGTTCGATCGGTGTGTAGTCGCGCTTTGGCGAGCCCGTGTAAAGCTGACGCGGACGGCCGATACGCTGGGACGGATCTTCAACCATTTCCTTCCACTGGGCGATCCAGCCCACTGTACGTGCAAGAGCGAAGAGCACGGTGAACATGGTGGTCGGGAAACCGAGCGCACGCAGGGTTATGCCGGAATAGAAGTCGATGTTTGGATAAAGCTTCTTCTCGACGAAATACGGATCGTTGAGTGCAATCTTTTCCAGCTCCATCGCAATGTCGAGCAGCGGATCATCCTTGATACCGAGCTCACCGAGGACCTCGTGACAGGTCTTCTGCATGATCTTCGCGCGCGGATCATAGTTCTTGTAGACCCGATGACCAAAGCCCATGAGACGGAACGGATCGTTCTTGTCCTTGGCGCGGGCGACATATTCCGGAATACGATCGACAGAGCCGATCTCGGACAGCATGTTGAGTGCT is a window of Labrenzia sp. CE80 DNA encoding:
- the lpxB gene encoding lipid-A-disaccharide synthase, whose protein sequence is MSLSGNPVRVAICVGEESGDLLGSRLMAALQERLGPDGVTFTGLGGGRMQALGMESLFDISDISVMGIAAVLARLPLIVSRVYQTVDAIVESDPDVLVIIDSPDFTHNVAKRVRKRAPHIPIVGYVSPSVWAWRPGRARKMKAYVDELLAILPFEPEIHRKLGGPPTHYVGHPLIERLSELRPSEVERTPVEGSDKVLLVLPGSRGSEVDRLLADFGGTVEKLKERFPDLEVLLPAVPHLRERIVEGVSQWKSKPTIVDGEADKYSAFRRAHAALAASGTVSLELAISGVPMAICYKLDWFYRRLRQIHKIIPIASVGSMVLPNIILGRNVVPEFLDEEANPDKLSDVIGDLLVDGSERRHQVEALKDLDVRMQLPDGGKQSDAAASIVLKVLKRQA
- a CDS encoding GNAT family N-acetyltransferase; the encoded protein is MNIPRLETERLILRAQSYDDWLAYRDMMRSGRSAGMGGPHEAPFAWGMFCHDLVQWQLFGHGALMMDDKQNGRCVGQVGINGGPLFPEPELGWFVYEDAEGRGYAFEGATAFREWALAELNLSSLVSYIDDDNLRSRALAERLGARLDDRAKAPDPSDLVYRHK